Proteins encoded within one genomic window of Gloeobacter kilaueensis JS1:
- a CDS encoding Uma2 family endonuclease, protein MSDSYTRRFPTAEELPDSDDTPVDNELQDLIPSLLKRLLASIWPERYDWFWGTDMGIYFDPDDPPVVPDGFLALGVPRVKDENLRRSYVLWEENTAPILALEVVSRSRRGEYRQKKIDYAELGIRYYVIYNTQRRVKATFEVYRLEGEEYVLLEGNPVWLPEVGLGLGVERGIDQGVEREWLYWYDEAGHRYPTPEEREQAARQRAETAEQRAETAEQRAERLAERLRALGVDPDA, encoded by the coding sequence ATGAGCGACTCGTACACCCGCCGATTTCCTACCGCTGAAGAGTTGCCCGACTCCGACGACACCCCCGTGGACAACGAACTGCAGGATCTGATCCCCAGTCTGCTCAAGCGCCTGCTCGCCTCTATCTGGCCCGAGCGCTACGACTGGTTCTGGGGCACCGACATGGGCATCTACTTCGACCCAGACGATCCGCCCGTCGTCCCCGATGGCTTTTTAGCGCTGGGCGTGCCCCGCGTCAAAGACGAGAACCTGCGCAGAAGCTATGTGCTCTGGGAAGAGAACACCGCGCCGATCCTGGCGCTGGAGGTGGTCTCGCGCTCGCGGCGGGGCGAGTATCGCCAGAAGAAGATCGACTATGCCGAGCTGGGCATCCGCTACTACGTCATCTACAACACCCAGCGGCGGGTAAAGGCCACCTTTGAGGTGTACCGGCTGGAGGGTGAGGAGTACGTGCTGTTGGAGGGCAATCCGGTGTGGTTGCCGGAGGTGGGTCTGGGGCTCGGTGTGGAGCGGGGAATAGATCAAGGAGTGGAGCGCGAGTGGCTCTATTGGTACGACGAGGCGGGCCATCGCTACCCCACACCGGAGGAGCGGGAGCAAGCGGCACGACAGCGGGCAGAAACAGCAGAACAGCGGGCAGAAACAGCAGAACAACGCGCCGAGCGGCTGGCCGAGCGGCTGCGGGCTCTGGGCGTCGATCCAGACGCCTGA